Below is a genomic region from Methanobacterium sp..
AGTTGGAAGACCTGTATTATACAGAAGGGAAATATTTGGAGACGAATATGAAAATGAGGTTTCAAACTGCACTTTCCAGGACTTAAAAGGAGACGTAGTAGATATAGGTGCATGTGTCCTCTGCGGAGCATGTGTTTACGCATGTCCTGAAGAAGCCGTTGCAATAAAAGACAGGAAACCTGAACTTGTAGGTAAATGTGTTGAAGGATGCAACGCATGTTATGTTGCATGTCCTAGGACATATATTCCAGATGAAATATTAAGCAAAGAAGCCGATAACAAGCCATTTGGAGATTACATCAAAATAGTATCTGTAAAAGCCCCTATGGTAAAAGGTCAGGACGGAGGAGTTGCAACAGCTCTCTTAACCTATGCATTATCCAGCAATATGGTTGATAGTGCCATGATTGTTGATAAAAGCAGTATTGAACCATGGAAACCCGAAGCTAAGATTACAGATAATATTGCAGAAGTTCTTAAGGCTTCAGGAACTAAATACTCAGCCTGCCCAATTTTTAAACCACTTAAAGAATCTAAAGAGGGGGGAAGTTAAATGCCATTCAAGGTAGAAAAAAACAAAGAACTTTGCAGAAGAAACTTCGACCGACCTGGTTGCTGCTGGTACATGTGCGACAACAGAAATGAAGAACTCTGCAAAAACTGTTATTCATGTTTTAATAACTGTCCTCATGGAGTTTATGAGATAATTGATGATGAATCTTATCCTATACATCATGAAAACTGTGTTGGATGCAGAATCTGTGAAGAAATGTGTCCAAATAATGCAATTGAAGTAATTGCAGTCCCAGAAGATAGGAGAAATGTCTGGTCATTTGCAGACCTTGTAGAAATTAACAGGAAATCAACGGAAGGTTCATACAAGGTAAGAGGTTGTGGAGCAACACGTGTTATTCCAACCTTCGATGACCTTGTAATTGTACCCGCTCAAGTTTCAAGACCTCCTATTGACAAGTACAGGGAACCATGTAACACAAAAGTAACTCTAGGATCCCGATATGCAGAAAACCCAATTGAAATTGACACTCCAATAATGATTGCTGCAATGTCATTCGGTGCATTAAGTAAAGAAGCAAAAATAG
It encodes:
- a CDS encoding Coenzyme F420 hydrogenase/dehydrogenase, beta subunit C-terminal domain, which encodes MVGTPCQMVAATKMDKLLNEEFPVDIKIGLFCMENFSYSYMKEMLKEYDADMKDVLECRVEKGHVWFFLTEDRTVKIPLSKAKKCVRKNCTVCTDFTSELSDVSVGSVGSPEGWSTVIIRTEKGLKLIEAAEKDNYIQTKPIADSGLKIMEKLAKKKKSESKEEIKKRERVGRPVLYRREIFGDEYENEVSNCTFQDLKGDVVDIGACVLCGACVYACPEEAVAIKDRKPELVGKCVEGCNACYVACPRTYIPDEILSKEADNKPFGDYIKIVSVKAPMVKGQDGGVATALLTYALSSNMVDSAMIVDKSSIEPWKPEAKITDNIAEVLKASGTKYSACPIFKPLKESKEGGS